A stretch of Besnoitia besnoiti strain Bb-Ger1 chromosome Unknown contig00058, whole genome shotgun sequence DNA encodes these proteins:
- a CDS encoding cytochrome c oxidase subunit iii subfamily protein (encoded by transcript BESB_064330) → MTFTLVVAFLMLVCTEYLGLSLYINDNAFGNGLFILTGIHFSHVIVGAILVFFTQSIYSSLVTYMPTSSIMLSKSKDNSIPVNRFVTPLHIVPECYVELSHPDNSIPVNRFVTPLHIVPEWYFLAYYAVLKVIPSKTGGLLVFMLSTCQ, encoded by the exons atgacattcactttggtagtcgccttcttaatgttagtctgtacggaatacttaggactatctctttatattaatgataatgcatttggtaatggacttttcatcttaactggtatacattttagccatgttattgttggagctatccttgtattcttcactcaaagtatctatagttctttagttacttacatgcctacaagctctataatgctaagcaaatctaaag ataactccataccagtgaaccggtttgtaactccgcttcatatcgtacctgaatg ctatgtcgaattatcgcacccagataactccataccagtgaaccggtttgtaactccgcttcatatcgtacctgaatggtactttttagcatattatgcggtgttaaaagtaatcccatccaaaaccggtggtttgttagtatttatgttatcaacatgtcaatga